CGGTGTGTACGTAATGTAAATCTGCTGTTGACCAAGCCGGGCATTCAGTAAATTATTCTCATCCGTTTTAATCTGATTAATTGTGGCTCGCAAATCATCCATGATCTGTCGGCCCTTTGTCATTTCTGCGTGCCGGGCAATGGTATCCCGGGTGAAGGACTTTCTCCGTGTTGTTAGGGTTATTATTTGCTGCATCTGAGCAAACTTTGCCTCGTATAAAACCTTAACCTTTTCCAGATTTTTTCGCTGCGCGGGATTGTCAGCAACTAACTCGCGAACCTGGTTGTAGCTGTTCGTCACCTTCTCATAACTGCCGTTGTAAGGTTGCAGGAAAAGCGGATCGAGGGTTACCAAATAACCGCGCTGGCCCGTTTCAGCGTCTTTGGTATAGGAAATAATGTTTTCTGCCTCGATTAAGGTCTGATTGGTATGATTAACCAGCTTTGAATTGTCGATCAGCTTTTGGGTGCTGTAAAACGACGCAATAAGGCTGACCAGCAACAATAAAACAGAAAACGAAAAGACAATTTGCAGTTGTCGTATGACGGAGTTGGAAATCGTTTGCGGCATGATGAATGCGCTTAAATAGCAGGTAGCGTTGTTTTATTCGGCTTCATTACTCTGGTGAACCGGCAGAATCAGAATGAATTGACTTCCTTCCTCAACCTGGCTCCTGGCGGAAATAATCCCATTGTGTTTGTCAATGTTTTTCTTGGCAATGGCCAATCCAATACCCGTACCTTCGTAGCTGGTTCGGTTGGTTAACCGCTGAAAAATCACAAAAATACGATCTATAAACCGTTCATCGAAACCAATTCCGTTATCACGCACGACGATCCGGTAAAAATCGCCATCACTGGCGGGTTCACTGTCAATTTGTTTCTCTTTAATACGCTCCGACGTGATGGAAATCACCGGCGGCACCTCCTTTTTCGAAAACTTCAGGGCATTGCTGATCAGGTTCTGAAAAACCTGCCGAATCCGACCCGGCGTAGCGTCTATGGTCGGTAACGGGCTCACCGTAATGACGGCGTTTCTTTTTTTGATCAGTTCATCGAAATCCACTAAAATTTCTTTGACAACCCCGTTCAGATCCGTTGATTGAAAGGCCGCCGGAGTCGACAACTGGGAGTACGCCAGCAAATCGTTGATCAGGCTGGACATGCGGGCCGATGAATGAATGGACCGGTCGAGGTAGGAAACGGCTTCCGGGACATCGGCCAGAAAACGCTCCTTGACCAGATCGTTCAGGATCTGAATTTTCCGGAGCGGCTCTTTTAAATCGTGGGACACCACCCAGGTAAACTGTTGTAATTCGTGGTTGCTTCGTTCCAGTTCCAGGTTTTTAATCAGCAGTTCCTTAGTTCGCAATTCCACTTCCTGCTCCAGCAGCTCAGCCGCCTGTTTTTGCGGATGAATATCCGTAAACGTGCCGACCCACCGCACCAGAACGCCCTGCTGTTTGACGGGTAAGATGCGCAGTAGATGGTAGCGGTAGTTTCCCGTCTCGAGTTCTTTCAAGCGAACTTCCCGCGTGAATTCGATGCCGCGATTTAAGTAGACCGGCCATTCGTCGCACACTTCATCGTCCGCGTGGAACTGAGGAAACGCCGTTGGGTCGGTCGAGTACCGAAACCAATGTTCGTTGACGTACTCAATCTGCCCGTCGGGGGCAATCGTGAAGGCTATCTGGGGCAGTGAGGACAAAACCAGCCAGAGTTCCTGCATCCGGCCGGCGATTTCCTCCTGCGCCTGCTTTCGTACTTCTACCTCTTTTTGCAGGGATAGCTGGGCTTCCCGCAACTCCTGCTGCTGCCGGTAGAGTCGGTACAAGGTTTTAACTTTCAGCACCAGAATATCCGGATCAACGGGTTTAGTCAGGTAATCGACCCCGCCCGACGTATACCCCCGGGTAATGAATTTCTTTTCGGTATTGACAGCTGAGAGAAAAATGATTGACGTGTCCTTGGATTTGCTAAAGCCCGCGATGGCGTTGGCCACTTCGAAGCCGTCCATGCCGGGCATCTGTACATCCAGAATAATAACTGCGTAGTTGGTTTTCAGAACTTTCTTCAGGGCCTCTTCGCCCGATTCGGCCGTATCGACCAAAAAGTTATGCAACTCAAGTATTTTCTTTAAAGGGAGGATATTTTCCGGCCTGTCATCAACAATCAAAATCATACGCATTCCGGGTGTTTAGGGCTACGAAAAAGGCCGCTTTACGTGTTTCCGACAATTCTAAAAGGAAAATGTGAAGATAGGACGCTGAGGGGGGTGCTTCCAAATCTGGAAGTGTTCGCTAAATAAATTAATTGGCGGTATGCTGCGCTTCCCGGTAACTTCTTAAAAAAGCAAACCCTTGCAGAGTTTCTGCAAGGGTCCTTTGTAGCGGGAGCTGGACTCGAACCAGCGACCTTTGGGTTATGAGCCCAACGAGCTACCAACTGCTCCATCCCGCGATGTTTGAGAATGCAAAGGTACAGCATTTTTCATAAAAAACAATTATCTTTGTAAAAAATTTAACCCCCTCCCACTAATTTTTTAGTCCGGAGGGGAGTTTTTTTCTGTAGGTGTTGGTTATCAAGTCCATGAATACTCCCATTGAAACAGTTGCCC
This Larkinella insperata DNA region includes the following protein-coding sequences:
- a CDS encoding hybrid sensor histidine kinase/response regulator codes for the protein MILIVDDRPENILPLKKILELHNFLVDTAESGEEALKKVLKTNYAVIILDVQMPGMDGFEVANAIAGFSKSKDTSIIFLSAVNTEKKFITRGYTSGGVDYLTKPVDPDILVLKVKTLYRLYRQQQELREAQLSLQKEVEVRKQAQEEIAGRMQELWLVLSSLPQIAFTIAPDGQIEYVNEHWFRYSTDPTAFPQFHADDEVCDEWPVYLNRGIEFTREVRLKELETGNYRYHLLRILPVKQQGVLVRWVGTFTDIHPQKQAAELLEQEVELRTKELLIKNLELERSNHELQQFTWVVSHDLKEPLRKIQILNDLVKERFLADVPEAVSYLDRSIHSSARMSSLINDLLAYSQLSTPAAFQSTDLNGVVKEILVDFDELIKKRNAVITVSPLPTIDATPGRIRQVFQNLISNALKFSKKEVPPVISITSERIKEKQIDSEPASDGDFYRIVVRDNGIGFDERFIDRIFVIFQRLTNRTSYEGTGIGLAIAKKNIDKHNGIISARSQVEEGSQFILILPVHQSNEAE